A segment of the Mercurialis annua linkage group LG4, ddMerAnnu1.2, whole genome shotgun sequence genome:
AGCCTTAAGACCTCTCTAATTTTAATACAATAGTAGTATttcattacgtgctatgcacgtgactcgtaatataatatatcaatgataatataattttagtaataattaaattaaaataacactAATAATCATCAAAGAATAAAGATatgtaattgaaaaataaacaacTGAAATGACTTACATATgaactatatattaaaatttagatcTTTTgactcaatattattattttagctAATTTCATACATCAAGAGAAAATTATTACATTACAATGTATGTATGTATTTATCatcaattaattatttgtgCGAAATAAGAGTTTTCTCCTAAAATTTAAGAGAAACCTACTCTCTTCGgtatataatatttatcgtaTTTGAGAATTTCCtttggttcataatatttgtcacattagAATTGtaagagagcattaattgctattttgtcaaatttatcCCTAGCAGTAACTTAATTTATAaggttaaaaacataaaactagtaataattaatatggataatttagtaaaagtatATACACTCAATACATATTTATtagctttttaaaatttatctgaaatggccaaatgcgacaaatattatataaCGGAGAAAGtactttaatataattaattagaagtAACTTATTTTAATCggtatttaatatatttaactaaaaatagtttattttaattagcattctataaataaataaataaataatagtgtAAGTGTCCCatcatccgtgcttttatatatagtggatgtttggttcaatttttcaacagaatttttacatatatatatatatatatatatatatatatatatatatataatttaataaaattataataactaagcactttattaattttgtattttacttttttgtagtcatttaaatttatttagtaataatttaagaaatttttagttttagattTAGAGtaattagaatttttatttcatttgaatGAACTTATCAACATTTTATGAAGTAAGTAGATTAATATTTACCATAAAAAAAgtagattaatattttataaattatataattaaattgatgtaATCGacaaacaatttattttaaagctaatataattaaacatattagctttgattaatatgtttttattttaaaaatttattttaaaaatcaaacggtTTGGtatctcacttttaattttacaaacaatTATAGCCTTTCGTTAAATCTAGGTAACAAACCATTAACGAAATTAAAAATGAGCTACCAAACCGTTTAAAAATGAGGTGCCAAATTATCAACATTATTGAAAGTGAGGTATCAAAGCGATGAACTATATCGTTTGAAAGtgaacaaaaaattattaaaagaacTAACATAAGCCCCTAATTGTTAACGAAATTAAAAGTGGggtatcaaattgtttgatttttaaacaagATGTATCAAACTGCAAACTATGACATATATGGGAGACATTAAAGTAATTTACTCTATTTATTACTGCAATTCTATACTTATTGATAatcaatgaaattaaaattaattttaatagaatatatttaataatttctcTTGCCATTAATATAATAGTCAAAATTTATAAGATTTAACATTTACAATTTAgaatattacttaaattttattaaatgccATCTAAATTTTATGGTCCATGTACAACTCACCGTGTCAGAAATATCTAGATAAATGAATTGACAAGTGTTTTTATTAGCAAATATTCTCTTCAAGTTATGGTTTTAAGGTTTTTGTCTTCCTgcatttatattcaaaatattgcAGAAAAATTCCCAATTCCATGCATCCTCTGAATGCAGTGTCTTATCTCTAACTTATTACTcctaaattatacatataaaaaaaaaacttattactCCTACAATCATCAACCTAACCTATTCAATAAagatttttgaataatttaagaAATGTTAATGGACTGTAAGTAACCGACCATGAACCCTATTTGTTAACAGTGTTTAAATGAGAATCTTGTCTTGTTTCTAAATTgtcaattgatttatatttaaaataaaagattactTGTATTATTTGTTTGAAGGCATATAATTCAGCATAATGGCTTGATTTGGCTACTTGACCCGTCACCAAGCACACAGATTAAGCACTCTTACCAACCATTTGCACTCCCAATCAAATCATACATCTTTGACGCTAAATTAATGACCAAAACATTAGGTTATGCATATTTTTAGGAATTAGGTTATGCATtcgatttaaatgttttattaaacattATTGTTAGATTAATAAATGTGACCCATGATTTATAGTTAATTCTAATATTACAACTGAAATATAATGATTATTGGGCTTATGAGTTAGAATTAGGATTAATTCgctcatttttatttataaaaatcactaaaaaataaaatgtatgtCATATACGATACAAATGACCCTCTAACTCCTATTCTTCCTCGACTACTTGATTGAACACTTCCACTACCAAATAAGATAAAATctgattttaatattattttaattcaaataatCAGGTATGCTATATTGAATGGACGAATGATTCATACATTTTAATTCTATACTTtgcaaatattataaaattgatgctaatttttaaacattacaaagtGATGGCGAGTATTGATAATTCAGTAGtactttaataaaatagtaCAATCGGGCCCATCGGTCATGAGAATGTCAATCTCGGTTGAGGTCACTTGCAGTCTAATATTGTCTTAAGACTGTATCTTGGACCAGAGCTATCAGATACATCATTGAGATTCAGGTATAATTCACTTTACTTgttgaaaatatataataaagacCACGTTAGACAAGTGAATCACATAAAATTCTTTGACAAGCGGAGAAAATTGAGCCAAATACACACTTTTTTTACTAGAGTAACAGAAACGTCAGCTCAGTCTACAATATAAAAGGACACTTTACCCTGAAACACGAATGAAGAAAAACCAAGAGCATCTATATAAactattttatcattaaatctTTAAGTATTCTTATTTTGATCCCTTTTttactattttcttttttttctttcttcttcgtATTCTCCCCCATACTTACAGCTTGACCGTCGGAGTGAACGCCTGATAATTTTTTTCCGGTGTTCTCCCTGACTGTGTTTTCTGTTTTCAAGTCTTACAATTTGATTAGATCAACATATGCATTTAGGGATTTATCAAGTATCTttctaattttagtttaaaaattatgctgcttcttatttaataaaattgttcaCGTTgtgttcttttttaatttgttaaacgaaaAAGTGATGGCCCATAAAATAATTGTTAAGTCCATATatgtttgtttttgaaaaatagcTCATTTTCTTTATGAAATtgtcattttttcttttatatttttatttttagcaggaaaaaaattattctcaTCTTGTGCCATTTAGTTATCATAGGAATGTTTAATAGGATTAACCTATTTAAGGTTCTAAAATTGTACcattttttattatgtaatatttaaataaaaattagtgctTTTTTAGCCTTCCAACTTAACAAGAATACATGTTCAAATActtgaataataaaaatgatGTTGTTTAGGGTAAAAAATTATGTCTTTGAATATTAATGAAATGgcgttatttttattatttagagaGTTGAAATGTGTTTTCtctaagttgaaaaataaaaaaaataattttttaaaaactcggataataaaaaataatacaatataGGGACCTTAAAATAGATATAGTTTATTCAATATTGATTTAcacataaaaacaacaaattatggACCGAGCACGTTAGACATATGTCCCCAAGACAGATCCATACTTATCCTTCTTAGGCTCagagcccaattaatataaaccCATTGTACACGGACTCTTCCTTGGGCTCTAAGACTTAATTGAACATTAAGTAAATTAGGCAGGTCAAAACATAAATACAAAAAGTATGCAGGGTGAAAAGGCAAGATCATCCTTAAAACGAgcttttacatatatatatccACCTCggtttcttttccttttgtttttttggATCTGTCCCCCCCTCTCTCACACACACTTCTCTAGAATCTTCTGTTCTGTTGTGTAATTTATCTCACCGGAGCTTCATCGCCGGAGGAAAGACATGGATGACGATCCGTCGTTCCAAAATTTGGTGAATGCACTTGCCTGATTTCTCCGATTTTCaacatctattttaattttgctGCTATTTGTTATTTGAGATCTATCTTTCTTAGTTCAGGTGTAATTTTAGGTTTTGAGAtcctaatttttattgtttgatCCGTTCTACGTTGATGTTGTCGGAACGTAATTTGGTTAGAATCTGAATGATGTTGTTTAAGCTAGTGTTGTATTAAGTTTAGTCCTTGGCATtctatgttttattttttttatatcaaattaatgAGATGATTGTCCATTAATCAAATCTATGCGAACTTTTTTTGGTTTAGATAATTTGGCTGGCTAATTTACTGATTTTGCTGTTCTTTTTCTGGGTGTTCGTTGATAATGTAGTGTGTAACCTAACCCAATGTGAaaggtttattattattatcgcAATTGTATTCTCTGGAACAAAAACTCGTTATGAATTGGTCTTATATTTCTTGCACTTGATCTATgcatgaaataattttttttttgttagttaCAGATTCCAAATTGTTACAATATTATAGAATTGCACATTGTTTCCACTTGTTGATATGCTGTGCAATTCATATGGTTAGCTACGTTTTTAAAATCGTCATGTGGGTCGGGAAGCTATTTGATCTACATTCCTGGTTGTGCCCTTTAACCTTGTCTTTGGATGTTTATCTAATTCATGAATCACATTATTATAGTAGAATGCCATGAATGTGTGTGTATAAGCATCTCCTCACTGTTCGGGGATACACTTTGCTTATTCGTTTTAGAGTTTACTTTAATGGATTTAATAGAACTTTTAGCGGCTAGCGAAAGCATTAGGATCAATCATCAGCCATTCAAAGAAAACATGTAATGTTATTGACTTTATTGAAGGAATATAATTTGATGTATGAGCTGCCTTGATTGTTTGCTTGAAGGTTGTGTTAATTCTATGTCTGGAATTCTTCTTGTTTGATGTCTTGTGTATGCTTATGTGGTTTAACTCTCATGGTCAATAGGGGAATGTTGCTAAGGCTAAAGGATTCAACCCGGGATTGATTGTTCTGCTTGTTATTGGGGGGATAGTTCTGACATTCCTAATCGGAAATTATGTTCTCTACATGTATGCTCAGAAGACCCTTCCACCCAGAAAGAAGAAGCCAGTCtccaagaagaagatgaagaaggaaAGACTGAAGCAAGGCGTCTCTGCGCCAGGAGAGTGAACTTCAATAAGTGTTACCTATCCATCTCTCTGCGCTGAACTGTGTTCGAAACATTTCATGCGTTTCATGTATGTCGAGAGTTCTGTTGTTTCTCTTTTTAGCTTTCAAAGTCGGAAATTTTAACTTGGAAGTTCAGAATCAGTGCTATGTTTGGATAGATTAGTTACCTACAGAATGCACATTatcctttttaaatatttatatagataattAAGCAAGTCGAACTAAACTCGATTTTTAATTATTCTACCAGTTTTGAGATCGAGCTTCTAAAATAAGCTTCCATCGAGTtcgaataaaattttaaattttaaagttgaGTCAAATTTAAAACTGATAATATTTTAACACGATTCAAATTAAACCCTAGTGGTCTTGTACAGTTCGACTGCATGCTCCCCTGGGTAGGGATGAGAATTGGTGAATCCACCGAAACCAATGGTCGATTGAACAGCAGTTATTTTTTACCAAACTGGAATTTTTTTGACAGAACTTTTTGGTCAGTTTGGTTCTTCGGTTTGGAcatatttctaaaatataaataaaaaccttgacatttttggtaaaataacaaaaaaagccCGGAAATTTAGACATAAAATCAGAAAAATccttaattattttgaaatattcagtttcatcatttttttttattattttggttttaCAAACTTTCAGACCGAACTCTAAACTTTTCTAAATCACTCACTAAACCAACTCGTTTTTTCTgaacatttaaaccaaacagcAAATTATTAgattggttcggtttttttcaTCCTTATTCTCCAACCACAGACTTGGGGATACTTGGTTCAACTTTTCGGTGGAGTTTTGAGCTTTTACTTTTTGAAAAGCTCTACTTAAACGTTTGGTGAAGTTTTTCTAAAAGTcttttggagctttttgaacCTTCAACAAATGttggaaaaattaaattttagaactTTTTACAAATAGCTAATAGCTATTTCAAAAAAGTTAActattaaaacaaaattgttcctactaaaatatattgtttttacaataatttaaaaaatattaattatttatattaaataaaattatcttatATATCAGGGATTATTTATAGTATACCCTAtttttgaaacttatttacaCAAATTTTGACCATTTTTCCTTAATTTCCATCGCTACCtattttactaatttatttacaaaagtacctacTATATACATAAGTCTTatgtcattttatattaaacttttacatagttttttttctctctcctctctcaaaattctctcttattttcttcttctttttcgtttGACTTTCAGTTTATCTCATCCGGTTGCTTTTCCATtagcgcttccgttcgtctacttccgatggatttctcatCGTTTCCGATCGTTTCTCTGTTCATCTTTTTCGTTCGCACTAGgtcgttcgtctcttccgttcgcgatatggatttctcaacatcgtttttagatttgtgtgatttttaggttttttgtgatgatttaaacattttgtaaataaattattgtagacctataattttttatttataaaattgtctattattcatataagtattttgtgtttctcttattcatagatttgtttattgctactgatttttttagaaacatTGCTACTAATTTTGTAaataacaaattgatttatagtgtatttgtagtgattttataatatatttatgttatagtgtatatttggtgtatttatagtatatttCTTGTGTTTTCggtatatttatgttttttttggtgtatttctgccgttttttagtatatttatagtGCATTTGTAGTGTTATGGTGtatatatttatagtgtatttgcagtgtttttatgatatacgccataaaaacactataaaaacaccacaaaaatgtcataaatatactattgttacactataaaaacaccataaatacactatatatacattattgttacactataaaaacaccataattacactaaaaaaacGCAAATAGAAACACTATAATATATCATAGTTAAACTAAAAATacgataaaaagataaaaaagataccagaaaaaaaatttataaaaaaagtgaataaatcattaaaaaataaaaaacaaggtatttatgaaattaaaaaaaaagatatttttcgtgaataaaaaaaattagaaaaaaaaagttaaaaatcgataggtaaagttataaataaaatagaaaatagtaTATTGTAGCAAGTTATCGCTATATATCAGAGTAgctataaaataaatcataaaattatcaaatcaaatATATCAATAAGGTTAAATTAAATGTtgcttttttatataaaaaaattacttaaattatttttattaagtaatagtgtaatataatatatttataatttaagaaatgaaaaaaattatatcttttatgGTCATTTTACATATAAACAGCAACTAAACCTGCGGCATTTCCAACAACAAATTAAATGCCAGATCGTATTCAGAATAGCAGTGACACCATATATTATAACAACATTTACATAAACTCCCATCAAGTCTGGCTGAAACTTATGCAtcatacaaataaaattttggggaaAATAAATACAGCAAAAACCCACAAATATTATATCTAGTTAACAATGTATACATGTACACCACTCCGTTACTTATGATACCAATAAAAGGTCTTCCAATGCTATACGAGTCATCGAGACAATTTCACAAAGAAAAGTATTACAATGTCGCAGCATTATATATATTTCTAGACAATATCAGTTTTCCACGCCAACAAAGTTTGCATCTAGATGCCTCGGGCCATAGCCTGCTCCCCAGGAGGGATCATAACCAAGACTGGTTGAGCATTGAACCCTGGATGAGGCACCCTGCGACGGATCTCACGGCCTTCCTGGCATAGAGCACATAGATGGCAGAACACATGGGTTGCAAAATCACAGGCTGATTCACAGTGTTCACGTTGCATCTCATCTTCCACACAGCTTCCGCAGCAACCACATGACCTATTAAGTGCCTCGCAGCTACCCTGTTTAACATCAAAATCCTTTCAAATAAATGACCGAAAATGCTCGACGACTCCAGCACTAGCACATATGGCATATTGAACACTGTAGATTATAATGCACACCAACAATAACATTTATACAGGAAAAAAATCAAGCAAGTGATGAAGATCAATGTATCCTATCCCTAAATCAGAGCAAGGTCTCTAaaagaaaatatgaaataagCTCCAGTCAAGAAGTGAGCTTTACTAAGAGCGAAGCATAGTTATAAACATAATGCAAGAAAGAACATGTTATGAACATATTCCTAatgataaattataattgatgaACTACGCCTACACGAGCTTTCCATACATAGGTACAAAGGGCAAAGATTTAGAAAATAATTCACCTCCAAGTTAAACCTTCGACGCATAGCCGTGCGACTAGGATATGAAAACCATGGTGCAAGGCAGTTCCAACCAAAAAATGAATTACCAATCAAATAAAGACCAGTGTAAGGCAAGCAGTGGTTGGTAAAGGTTCCAGGGGTAGATCCGAGTCTCTCAACATTGCTTCCATACAGCACACAGGGGGCAACACTTCCAAGAAGACCTGAAAATTTTATCATATCAACAAGTATACATAGAAGTAAAATCCATACCCGCAAAACCAGAATCtatcaaacaataaaataaaccaaTTGCTTATCTAATCTGAGAAACTAGCATTGCACTCCGGCGCTTCTGACTACATCTATGTATCTAACCTCTTCCTTTAATAGGTTCAACATGTTTTTTTCTTGCATTGTGTTTATGACTACAATGTTCAACAAAGATTCAGTTCAATAGCTATGCTTTTTCTCGGTATCATGATTGCACGAGAAGCAAACTGGTACATATAGCATCATAAAAAAAGGCCTCAAGATGATGAATCTAAACCAAAGCTAAAAGCTATCAGACTGAGCCTACAATAAGCACAAAGCACCTGCTTTTTAGCTTTAAAGAAACTCACATTGAAACAAATGTCAACCTTTAAACATATCAGCACATTAATATTTGATCACATTTTATCGTTATCTAACAATTGTGGATGAGGTAATCCTTATTTAGTGGGGAGCTATCCACTATTCTTTTATCACAATTATATGTAGAAATGGCTCTATTCTTTAGTTTCTAGCCTTCAAAATCGTGTCTGGAATCCTAAACTGTAAGAATCGGAACCTAAAAGTGTAAGAATCAAATTCAATTGAATGCTATTTGGTCAATTATAATGTTCAGGAAATTCTAGGTTGctaaaaattgaactttttcagCTTAAAGAAAAACCACAGGCACTTCAAAAGAAATCAAATCATGCCAAAAGTTACATTATTTTGCAAGACTAATGGATTTTCCTACAATTGAACTAATCAATCAATTATCTCAAAACCATAGGCAATGCATCAACCGCAAAGATCGATACTTTAtccaaatcaataaataaataaataatctttCTTCAACGAAAAACAACAGAAACTCCTAAAAGTCAAATCAAATAACAAacaataacattaaaaaaaaaacagacttACAAACTTCAAGATCGCTGCTACAAAACTCATCATTACGACCAAGACAAGCACCAAGGCTGGAATGCCACTGAGCACGACCCATAGGCTCACCAACGACGCTCCCATGGCTCAAAGGCAATCCATTAGCCGTCCATCCATATTCAGGCTGACCCAACTGCGGTGGCGCCGGTTTCTCCACCGGAGAATCAGCAATAGGAGCTTTGGTGGGTGGTTTCTTGTCTTCATCTTGAAAAGTCTTGCTCAAGAGAGGACTCGATTCTTCCCCATTAAAATTGTTGTTAAGGTTTCCGTTTGTCTTGTCATCCATTTTAGATTTCTCTGGAGAGATCGAGAATCAATAAACAGGGATAATTGGATCTATAAATAAACAAGGAAGCTAATTTTTTTCGAAAATTGTAGAGGTTAGGTTAAGAGTAATGGACCGTG
Coding sequences within it:
- the LOC126679199 gene encoding cell number regulator 8, with protein sequence MDDKTNGNLNNNFNGEESSPLLSKTFQDEDKKPPTKAPIADSPVEKPAPPQLGQPEYGWTANGLPLSHGSVVGEPMGRAQWHSSLGACLGRNDEFCSSDLEVCLLGSVAPCVLYGSNVERLGSTPGTFTNHCLPYTGLYLIGNSFFGWNCLAPWFSYPSRTAMRRRFNLEGSCEALNRSCGCCGSCVEDEMQREHCESACDFATHVFCHLCALCQEGREIRRRVPHPGFNAQPVLVMIPPGEQAMARGI
- the LOC126679392 gene encoding DNA-binding protein S1FA-like translates to MDDDPSFQNLGNVAKAKGFNPGLIVLLVIGGIVLTFLIGNYVLYMYAQKTLPPRKKKPVSKKKMKKERLKQGVSAPGE